One candidate division WOR-3 bacterium genomic window, TTTTTGACCCGTTCTTCAGCACTAAGAAAGAGGGATACGGTCTTGGACTCTATAATGCAAAACAAATCCTTCTTGGACTTGGGGGAGATATCGATTGTCAATCAGAAGTAGGAAAAGGTACGACTTTCCGCATATTTATTCCAATCCCAGTCCCCTGATTTTATTGAGCGGGGCGTAAATATTATAATTTAGCCAAGAGGGAGGAGTAATGAGGAGAATAATTGAATGTGTTCCAAATTTTTCCGAAGGACGGGACCCATCGGTGATAAATGCCATTGCGAAAGAGATTGAAAGTGTTGCTGGAGTTAAATTGCTGGACATCGATCAGGGGTACGCTGCAAATAGAACAGTCTTTACCTTCGCAGGAGAACCAGAAGCAGTCAAATTAGCAGCGATGAAAGCAATTAAAAAGGCTACTGAACTTATAGATATGACAAAGCATAAGGGAGAACATCCAAGGATCGGTGCTTGCGATGTGGTGCCCTTCGTACCCATAAGCGGCGTATCAATGGAAGAGTGTGTTCAAATTGCCCATGAAGTAGGAAAATGGGTAGCTGAAGAATTGAAGGTGCCCGTTTATATGTATGAAGAAGCGGCAACCAGACCCGAAAGAAAAAGCTTGCCAAACATAAGAAAAGGTGAATACGAAGGACTCCCTGAAAAATTAAAAGACCCCGAGTGGTACCCAGATTACGGAAAACCAGAATTTAATCCAAAATCAGGCGCTTATGTTATAGGCGCAAGAGAATTCCTCATAGCATACAACGTCAATTTAAACACAAAAGATAAAAGACTTGCCAATAATATTGCAAAACGAATCAGAGAAACGGGATACACCATTAAAGACGAGAACGGCGAGACAAAACAGATCCCAGGACTTTTACCTTACGTTAGGGCTATTGGGTGGTACATTGATGAGTATGGAATTGCACAGATTTCTATAAATTTGACAAATTATAAAAAGACTCCCCTCTGGAAAGTATTTGAAACCTGCGCGGAGGAAGCCCAGAAGGAGGGTCTCCGGGTCACGGGAAGTGAAATAGTAGGCCTTGTTCCAAAAGATGCCCTATTAGAAGTAGGTAGATACTATTTAAAAAAGCAGGGTAAAAATACTGGAATCCCTGAAAAGGAAATTATCCATATTGCGATAAAATCGCTCGGACTCAACGATGTTGCAAAATTTGAGCCTGAGAAAAAGATCATTGAATATCTCCTTGAAAATCCAGAGGAATCTAAACTCCAGAATATGACTCTTCGTGAATTCGCCGATGAACTCTCCACCGATTCTCCAGCCCCTGGAGGTGGTAGCGTTTCTGCTTTATCCGGTGCCCTTTCCGCAGCCCTTACCTCAATGGTCGCAAATCTTACCCACGGAAAAAAGGGCTATGAGGAAGTAAAAGATTTAATGGAAGAAGTGTCCAACAAAGCTCAGACATTAAAGGATACACTAATTAGAATCATCGATGAAGATACCCAGGCCTTCAATAGAGTAATGTCC contains:
- the ftcD gene encoding glutamate formimidoyltransferase, translated to MRRIIECVPNFSEGRDPSVINAIAKEIESVAGVKLLDIDQGYAANRTVFTFAGEPEAVKLAAMKAIKKATELIDMTKHKGEHPRIGACDVVPFVPISGVSMEECVQIAHEVGKWVAEELKVPVYMYEEAATRPERKSLPNIRKGEYEGLPEKLKDPEWYPDYGKPEFNPKSGAYVIGAREFLIAYNVNLNTKDKRLANNIAKRIRETGYTIKDENGETKQIPGLLPYVRAIGWYIDEYGIAQISINLTNYKKTPLWKVFETCAEEAQKEGLRVTGSEIVGLVPKDALLEVGRYYLKKQGKNTGIPEKEIIHIAIKSLGLNDVAKFEPEKKIIEYLLENPEESKLQNMTLREFADELSTDSPAPGGGSVSALSGALSAALTSMVANLTHGKKGYEEVKDLMEEVSNKAQTLKDTLIRIIDEDTQAFNRVMSAFSLPKKTEEEIKIRDEAIEKASQEASLVPLKVMELSEKLVEIAKKIAEKGNKNALSDAGCALIQARSACEGAYLNVMINLKSLKDENFKKEVSRKAESILMSVRKEVEENLKKIEETLKS